The following nucleotide sequence is from Sander lucioperca isolate FBNREF2018 chromosome 19, SLUC_FBN_1.2, whole genome shotgun sequence.
CATGATTCATTTTTTCTTCATGCTCATGAGAAACCTTCTGCTCTGCACGCAAAAGTATCTCATGCTCACAAGAAATACATCTAAGGCTAGCCAAATGATGCTAATGAAGTGCTGCTAATGGTATGTGGCTAAAGTTAATATTTCACTTTCACAGCATGGAATCAGTTAACAGTAACCTCTTCATCTTTTAGTTTGTTGATGACACTATCAGGTACATTAGGTTGTGTTTTCAGGAAGATGAATACCTCCTCCTCGGCAGATATTCTGACTGCTACTCAGATTGGTTTCTCCTGAGCACGAAAAATCTTGATCGcaccagaaaacaaacaaaaaaacatttcctgctAGGGGCTCCGTACAAAAGCAAACGAGGGGTATGTggttgtgtatttggttgtgttgtgtgtatttgcagcgcgtttgctaaatgctgcgcatgtgtgttttcttaatttgcttgtgtttggtctatttgcatgtgttttttagttgcagtgcgtttgcccctgttgTCCACCGTACAGATGGGTTAAGATTctccttcttctttcttctgcTGCTGTAAAGGTAATGTTACCGGCTGCAGCTGCACCAGGTCAGTGGGAATGTTTTCCCGCCTCCTGTTGCTTACAATGTGGTGATGGTGACACTGACGTAACAGTGGTGTATAACTACAACAACTCAGTTACAGTTCTCACCTGATACAAACAGCATTCCTCTTTAAGGATGACTGAAGGAGTTTGGTCATCAGTCCAGTCAGAGCAGCAGATTCTCTCCACACCTTAAAACTCTTTCTcttgaaggtaaaaaaaaagaagtcagaaATGTTGGTAAGGTCATGAAAAGTGACCTAAATTCAAACAGCCACATCAGCAGGGTTACTGCCACTTTAAAATATAGTGAGAGTTAAATTATTTGTGTCCATACCTTTATGTTTAGGGAGGAGTACTGTAAAAGAGACAGATGCTTATCATCAGAGGGTAAAACCTGcagagctctgctgctgctgttaacCACGTTCTCACTAAAACACTTCTCCTTCAGTTCTCAGAAAACAACACTAAGCTGCATGAGGAACCAACAAACCACTAACATTACATCATTTTCCCCTGTATGGACATATTGCACCAGGGGTACATTTCTGGTGTGCGAGCACATTGAATAATTTTAGCATTTTAATTGACTCTATAAAGATTCCTTCTGTGTGAGAAGTTTACATTTTGACCTGAAGCTTCTCTTGTTGAACTTTGAATGAAAAGGGGTTTGGTCAGAGCAACAGATTCTCTCCACATCATCTGTGGGGCTGAGAACCCGTCTGAAAACTCATCAGTGGCTCAAGTACTTTATCTCCACACTGAACCACATCTGGCTTTTTGGCTGTTTAGATATCGTCAAGAAAttaaaaagatgaaaagttgatcTGTGAATTCAgcagctgaaagagagatgctGATATGCTCCTCCTACAAACATTCAGCAACTTGCAAAAGAGAGACTTTGAGGAAGTAACACGTCACTCATCACAGGAAGTAGattctttatttttaacatgCATCAGTTCAGTGTCTCTGACAGTTGACAGctgagaaagggagagaaaaagagagaagcaCGATGGCTGAATTCAAATGgataaaaatgtctttatttgggATACTGCTTCAGTTGACAGGTAAGAATACATATAATGTACACAAATACCAGaaacattacaaaatataaCTATAAATATTAGAAATGGTAAGTTATTATACAAAGTGCATTTTATTTAACTAAGACAGAGAAGTCAGCAgtttgttttaaacatgctGAGTTTTGTTAAATTAGGAAACAAAGAATGAAACACATTTCCAAACTTCCGATGTATCTAAAACTTTCCCCACACTGTCAGCATGAGAGCATATTCATATTTCAGtttatttttcatgtttctCTCATCTCTTTCACAGTGGTTACCGGACATCCCCTCTCCTTCACTGTCAGAGATGGCGATGATGTCACTTTGACTTGTGAAAATGTGGTAGATGGTCAGGTTAACTGTAACAGGACTAACTGGGTCTTCAGAGGTTCAATAAGGGTGGAAGTAGATCTAGTTACTCATGGGCAGATTGTTGAAAAAGACAAAGCTAAATCAGACAGACTGGGTGTTACAGAGAACTGTTCTCTGGTTATAAAGAAGGTCACAGTTCAGGATGTTGGTCTTTACCACTGTCAACAGCTCAAACCAGGACAAGAAGTTGCAGACACTCAGATTGAACTATCTGTTATTAACAGTGAgtatttatataattatattttcAGATCAAACTGTCTTGCCTCATTCGACTTCCAATCTCACAGTCCAATCATCACAGTGTCTGAAAATGTGAATATGAAACAAAGAATCACTCCAGTTGGGTTTTTTCCCCAATAAATCATTACATATAGCCTATTTTCATACAAacaaataatatacaaatagaAGTAAGTGTACTCATGGGGACAACAACCAGAAGTGTCTTTACTGGCCTATTTCAGACACTGCTTATTAGAACAATAAACTGAAACATAATAATTGATGAAGTAATGTTGTCTTATGTTCTTTATCAGTACAGGAACATGAACATGAAGATGGTGAGCAGGTGGAGCTGTCCTGCTCTGTGTCGACACATGAAGTGTGTAGACACACAGTGAAGTGGCTGTATGAGGGGGAAGATGCTGCTGGAGATATAAGATACACGGATATGCAGACTTCACACTCTGAGTGCTCAGTTACTGTGACGTTTCCTATTTCTAATCTCAAGCAGAAGTCAAAGTATCAAGAGTTGTTCAAGTGTGAAGTGACAGATGGTTACACTAAAAAAGTGCAGCTGTTTCCCTTCATCCCTCAGTCCTCAGGTGAGAAACCAGG
It contains:
- the LOC116056170 gene encoding uncharacterized protein LOC116056170 isoform X2, with amino-acid sequence MKHISKLPMYLKLSPHCQHESIFIFQFIFHVSLISFTVVTGHPLSFTVRDGDDVTLTCENVVDGQVNCNRTNWVFRGSIRVEVDLVTHGQIVEKDKAKSDRLGVTENCSLVIKKVTVQDVGLYHCQQLKPGQEVADTQIELSVINIQEHEHEDGEQVELSCSVSTHEVCRHTVKWLYEGEDAAGDIRYTDMQTSHSECSVTVTFPISNLKQKSKYQELFKCEVTDGYTKKVQLFPFIPQSSGEDATTSTTMRTIESGRKSRITSTTPAVSVTSTSPQVWWPYLIAVIGLVALVIITVAVIRWKMTKGEKRQTDDNAEQSLNSAVSQPGPETSQDTADPEDGVSYASISYTKKTKSRAQVRVRNDDDDDEGDSVTYSSVKASSSPAGASADPRDLYAAVNRANK
- the LOC116056170 gene encoding uncharacterized protein LOC116056170 isoform X1, whose product is MKHISKLPMYLKLSPHCQHESIFIFQFIFHVSLISFTVVTGHPLSFTVRDGDDVTLTCENVVDGQVNCNRTNWVFRGSIRVEVDLVTHGQIVEKDKAKSDRLGVTENCSLVIKKVTVQDVGLYHCQQLKPGQEVADTQIELSVINIQEHEHEDGEQVELSCSVSTHEVCRHTVKWLYEGEDAAGDIRYTDMQTSHSECSVTVTFPISNLKQKSKYQELFKCEVTDGYTKKVQLFPFIPQSSGEKPGEDATTSTTMRTIESGRKSRITSTTPAVSVTSTSPQVWWPYLIAVIGLVALVIITVAVIRWKMTKGEKRQTDDNAEQSLNSAVSQPGPETSQDTADPEDGVSYASISYTKKTKSRAQVRVRNDDDDDEGDSVTYSSVKASSSPAGASADPRDLYAAVNRANK
- the LOC116056170 gene encoding uncharacterized protein LOC116056170 isoform X4 yields the protein MKHISKLPMYLKLSPHCQHESIFIFQFIFHVSLISFTVVTGHPLSFTVRDGDDVTLTCENVVDGQVNCNRTNWVFRGSIRVEVDLVTHGQIVEKDKAKSDRLGVTENCSLVIKKVTVQDVGLYHCQQLKPGQEVADTQIELSVINIQEHEHEDGEQVELSCSVSTHEVCRHTVKWLYEGEDAAGDIRYTDMQTSHSECSVTVTFPISNLKQKSKYQELFKCEVTDGYTKKVQLFPFIPQSSGEDVTTSTTMRTIESGRKSRITSTTPAVSVTSTSPQGWWRVIMVSVGLAALVITVVVVNIWMRTKGNKTQMDVNAEHHDEDEGTVTYENFGEPSVSIRLH
- the LOC116056170 gene encoding uncharacterized protein LOC116056170 isoform X3 — protein: MKHISKLPMYLKLSPHCQHESIFIFQFIFHVSLISFTVVTGHPLSFTVRDGDDVTLTCENVVDGQVNCNRTNWVFRGSIRVEVDLVTHGQIVEKDKAKSDRLGVTENCSLVIKKVTVQDVGLYHCQQLKPGQEVADTQIELSVINIQEHEHEDGEQVELSCSVSTHEVCRHTVKWLYEGEDAAGDIRYTDMQTSHSECSVTVTFPISNLKQKSKYQELFKCEVTDGYTKKVQLFPFIPQSSGEKPGEDVTTSTTMRTIESGRKSRITSTTPAVSVTSTSPQGWWRVIMVSVGLAALVITVVVVNIWMRTKGNKTQMDVNAEHHDEDEGTVTYENFGEPSVSIRLH